Proteins from one Planctomyces sp. SH-PL62 genomic window:
- a CDS encoding glycosyltransferase encodes MRGGEKCLEVLCRAFPQASLYTLIHRKGSTSPAIESMAIRTSPLQKVPGVFQYYRQLLPIMPAAAASWRLRDVDLVISLSHCVAKSVRVPAGVPHVCYCFTPMRYAWQGREAYLQSWSNRPIRRAAAGSLLNRLQAWDQATSARVSHFVAISETIRERIAGCYDRESTVVPPPVDAEFYHPAPTSTPREDFYLVVSALVPYKRVDQAIEACRRSGRRLVVIGAGPDRTRLEAAAGPATTFLGWQSDEVIRDHYRRCRALLFPGEEDFGIVPVEAMACGAPVIALGRGGAAETVTGECGLLYGEPTTEALALALDGWEAEGLPQDPEFARRRAETYALPVFRRRLLGLLADVATSKERHAGVPRPHLAAPVVGRRRRRDG; translated from the coding sequence ATGCGGGGTGGTGAGAAGTGTCTTGAGGTTCTCTGCCGGGCGTTTCCCCAGGCGTCACTGTACACACTGATTCATCGGAAGGGATCGACCAGCCCGGCGATCGAGTCGATGGCGATCCGGACGTCGCCGTTGCAGAAGGTTCCCGGGGTCTTCCAATATTATCGGCAGCTTTTGCCGATCATGCCGGCCGCGGCGGCGAGCTGGCGGTTGAGGGACGTGGATCTCGTCATCAGCCTGAGCCATTGCGTGGCGAAGTCTGTGCGGGTCCCGGCGGGCGTGCCCCACGTCTGCTACTGTTTCACGCCGATGCGCTATGCGTGGCAAGGACGAGAAGCCTATCTCCAGAGCTGGTCGAATCGTCCCATCCGCCGGGCGGCGGCGGGGTCGCTCCTCAATCGGCTCCAGGCCTGGGATCAGGCGACCTCGGCGCGGGTGAGCCACTTCGTCGCGATCTCGGAGACGATCCGGGAGCGGATCGCGGGCTGCTACGATCGCGAGAGCACGGTCGTCCCTCCCCCGGTCGACGCCGAGTTCTACCATCCCGCACCGACCTCGACGCCGCGCGAGGACTTTTACCTCGTGGTGTCGGCGCTCGTTCCTTATAAGAGGGTGGATCAGGCGATCGAGGCGTGTCGACGGTCGGGCCGTCGGCTGGTGGTGATCGGGGCGGGTCCCGATCGAACTCGTCTGGAGGCGGCGGCGGGGCCGGCGACGACGTTCCTGGGATGGCAGTCCGACGAGGTGATCCGGGACCATTATCGGCGCTGTCGGGCGCTGCTGTTTCCCGGTGAGGAGGATTTCGGGATCGTGCCGGTCGAGGCGATGGCCTGCGGCGCGCCGGTGATCGCGTTGGGGCGAGGCGGTGCGGCCGAGACTGTCACGGGCGAGTGCGGTCTGTTGTACGGCGAGCCGACGACCGAGGCGCTGGCGCTTGCTCTCGACGGTTGGGAGGCGGAGGGCCTGCCACAGGACCCGGAGTTCGCGAGGAGGCGGGCGGAGACGTACGCGCTGCCGGTCTTCCGCCGGCGGTTGCTGGGGCTGCTCGCCGATGTAGCGACGTCGAAGGAGCGTCACGCCGGCGTTCCCCGTCCCCACCTCGCCGCGCCGGTCGTCGGGAGACGACGTCGGCGCGACGGGTGA
- a CDS encoding PVC-type heme-binding CxxCH protein, with translation MVLDEDPFRPVVTRAGRSPSTQTARTLRASALSLCWLLVASAGAFGQEAAAPHWIWRAGVGDGRDVPAETCYFRKSVVVKEPSRLALFAAADNAFELFLDGRKIAGGDDWRTPAKVDLILETGSHVLSAWASNEGPGRAGFLVSGGVLPLGQGAPVHTNKTWKSAAEVPAGDGWKLAGFDDSAWLAPVDLGEFGVEPWGRLAFGLGDASDRFRTAEGFQVETAGAPQVTGSVVAFTFDPDGAPCVSVERGPIARLVDDDGDGKFDRSVVIAPGMSNCQGLHFDRGVLFAVGKGPEADGLHRLTDEDHDGVFERIELIRGVDGGMGEHGPHAVMIGPDGRLYYNSGNHSHLKPPIDPGSPLNVAYEGELLPHLNDSRGHAVGIMAPGGEIYRSDDLGATWKRIVGGFRNQYDFAFNSHGELFSFDSDMEWDVGVPWYRPVRVNHSPVGAELGWRNGSADWPEYYFDSLPATLDLGRGSPTGVTFYQAGQFPDEYRDQFFICDWSQGRILAVALEREGASYRGKAKEMVSGQPLNCTDIEAGPDGCLYFSTGGRGTQGGLFRLKSTRTPPPTKAPDDFATAALEIDSPLSSFSRKKIADLMAANAAAWGPRLEAIARDASGRTPARHRARALEVLSQHGPQPTEALLLALAADADAEVRSRAVSLLGYHPTDASRAALTAALGDKDPFVRRHACESLMQQPAETIPALALLPLLADPDRFIRFAARTAIEHAGPERFRDAITAVDGPRARIEGMLALVRASRLDEAIQADLLDRELVLLRETLDPALQLDLLRLIQLTYLLGPHKAEAPASVEFRPRLLAMLSDKVDTPVNREVAKLLAFLDEPKAVPALLDHQDAVADSVSQIHDAYCLRAIKQGWDAEGKQRYWAWFDRASAWDGGYSYLGFLDMMAREWLPVLTAEERAEWLAQGEKHPFPTRVLVRELDPEKDPVLVDGLAKLYMRLMLTAGETSPQADDLKSTILEKLGRTPGEEARVALRSLLKADPGSRDRLVRALAERPSKVDLPIFAAALDARDENTLRLLLRALQRIDEAPEGPEAPAALIRLARRAAPPLQPPIQQLANRWLGTPDKADADSFEAAIAFWDQAYKAKHPGGPATVDDTVAAANARDLPDLVRNVLQAEVMKNASPERGTIVLTKVRCLDCHKFGEKGQGLGPDLSTVNSRFQPADILESIVSPSKVISDQYKPITVAIEDGRILSGMPIVADGPNLVLLISDGSKVTIPKDEIEEQKPSPISVMPEGLLDPLSYQEIADLIALFESVPRVAAPDQAAAKP, from the coding sequence ATGGTGCTGGACGAAGATCCCTTTCGGCCGGTCGTGACTCGCGCCGGCCGATCCCCCTCGACTCAGACGGCTCGCACCTTGCGGGCGTCGGCGCTTTCGCTCTGCTGGCTCCTGGTCGCGAGCGCCGGGGCCTTCGGGCAAGAGGCCGCCGCGCCCCACTGGATCTGGCGGGCCGGCGTCGGTGACGGCCGGGACGTGCCGGCCGAGACCTGCTACTTCCGCAAGTCCGTGGTCGTCAAGGAACCGTCGCGGCTGGCCCTGTTCGCCGCCGCCGACAACGCCTTCGAACTCTTCCTCGACGGCCGGAAGATCGCCGGCGGCGACGACTGGCGCACCCCCGCCAAGGTCGACCTGATCCTCGAGACCGGTTCGCACGTCCTGTCGGCCTGGGCCTCGAACGAGGGGCCGGGCCGGGCGGGCTTCCTCGTCTCCGGCGGCGTCCTTCCCCTGGGCCAGGGGGCCCCGGTCCACACCAACAAAACCTGGAAATCCGCCGCCGAGGTCCCGGCGGGCGACGGTTGGAAGCTCGCCGGATTCGACGACTCAGCCTGGCTCGCCCCCGTCGACCTCGGCGAATTCGGCGTCGAGCCCTGGGGCCGCCTGGCCTTCGGCCTGGGCGACGCCTCGGATCGCTTCCGCACGGCCGAAGGCTTCCAGGTCGAGACGGCCGGGGCCCCCCAGGTCACGGGCTCGGTCGTCGCCTTCACGTTCGACCCCGACGGGGCCCCTTGCGTGTCGGTCGAGCGTGGCCCCATAGCCCGGCTGGTCGACGACGACGGCGACGGCAAATTCGACCGCAGCGTGGTCATCGCCCCGGGCATGAGCAATTGCCAGGGCCTCCACTTCGATCGAGGCGTCCTGTTCGCGGTCGGCAAGGGTCCCGAAGCCGACGGCCTCCACCGCCTGACCGACGAGGACCATGACGGCGTCTTCGAGCGTATCGAGCTGATCCGCGGCGTCGACGGCGGCATGGGCGAGCACGGCCCGCACGCGGTGATGATCGGGCCGGACGGCCGACTCTATTACAATAGCGGCAACCACTCCCACCTCAAGCCGCCGATCGACCCCGGCAGCCCCTTGAACGTGGCCTACGAGGGCGAGCTCCTGCCGCACCTCAACGACTCCCGAGGCCACGCCGTCGGGATCATGGCGCCGGGCGGCGAGATCTACCGCAGCGACGACCTCGGCGCGACCTGGAAGCGGATCGTCGGCGGGTTTCGCAATCAGTACGACTTCGCCTTCAACAGCCACGGCGAGCTGTTCTCCTTCGACAGCGACATGGAGTGGGACGTCGGCGTCCCCTGGTATCGCCCCGTCCGCGTCAACCACAGTCCCGTCGGGGCCGAGCTGGGCTGGCGAAACGGATCGGCCGACTGGCCGGAGTATTACTTCGACAGCCTCCCGGCGACCCTGGATCTCGGCCGAGGCAGCCCGACCGGCGTAACCTTCTATCAGGCCGGCCAGTTCCCGGACGAATACCGCGACCAGTTCTTCATCTGCGACTGGTCGCAGGGGCGGATTCTCGCCGTGGCCCTGGAACGCGAAGGGGCCTCCTATCGCGGCAAGGCGAAGGAGATGGTCAGCGGCCAGCCCCTCAATTGCACCGACATCGAGGCCGGCCCCGACGGCTGCCTCTACTTCTCGACCGGCGGACGCGGCACCCAGGGAGGCCTCTTCCGGCTCAAGTCCACCCGCACTCCCCCTCCGACGAAAGCTCCGGACGACTTCGCGACCGCCGCCCTGGAAATCGACTCCCCTCTCTCCAGCTTCTCCCGCAAGAAGATCGCCGACTTGATGGCGGCGAACGCCGCGGCCTGGGGACCTCGCCTTGAAGCGATCGCTCGCGACGCGTCCGGCAGGACCCCCGCCCGGCATCGCGCGCGGGCGCTCGAAGTCCTTTCGCAGCACGGCCCGCAGCCGACCGAGGCCCTCTTGCTCGCCCTGGCCGCCGACGCCGACGCCGAGGTTCGATCCAGGGCCGTCTCGCTCCTGGGCTACCACCCCACCGACGCCTCGCGCGCCGCCCTCACCGCCGCCCTCGGCGACAAGGACCCGTTCGTCCGTCGCCACGCCTGCGAATCCCTGATGCAGCAGCCGGCCGAGACGATCCCCGCGCTCGCGCTCCTGCCGCTGCTCGCCGACCCCGACCGCTTCATCCGCTTCGCCGCGAGGACCGCCATCGAGCACGCCGGCCCCGAGCGATTCCGCGATGCGATCACGGCGGTCGACGGCCCCCGCGCCAGGATCGAGGGGATGCTCGCGCTCGTCCGCGCCAGCCGCCTCGATGAAGCGATCCAGGCCGACCTGCTCGACCGCGAACTGGTGCTCCTTCGCGAGACCCTGGACCCGGCCTTGCAGCTCGACCTGCTCCGGCTCATCCAGCTCACCTACCTCCTCGGCCCCCACAAGGCCGAGGCGCCGGCGTCGGTCGAATTCCGTCCCCGACTCCTGGCGATGCTCTCCGATAAGGTCGACACGCCGGTCAACCGCGAGGTCGCCAAGCTCCTGGCCTTCCTCGACGAGCCGAAAGCCGTCCCCGCGCTCCTGGACCACCAGGACGCCGTGGCCGACTCGGTGTCGCAAATCCACGACGCCTACTGCCTCCGGGCGATCAAGCAGGGCTGGGACGCCGAAGGCAAGCAGCGGTACTGGGCCTGGTTCGATCGCGCCAGCGCCTGGGACGGCGGCTACAGCTACCTAGGCTTCCTCGACATGATGGCCCGAGAGTGGCTCCCGGTCCTCACTGCCGAGGAGCGGGCGGAATGGCTCGCCCAGGGCGAGAAGCACCCGTTCCCCACCCGCGTCCTCGTCCGCGAACTCGACCCGGAGAAGGATCCGGTCCTCGTCGACGGCCTCGCCAAACTCTACATGCGGCTGATGCTCACGGCCGGGGAGACCAGCCCGCAGGCCGACGACCTCAAGTCGACGATCCTGGAGAAGTTGGGGCGAACTCCCGGCGAGGAGGCCCGCGTCGCGCTCCGATCGCTGCTCAAGGCCGACCCCGGCAGTCGCGACCGACTGGTACGCGCCCTGGCCGAGAGGCCGTCGAAGGTCGACCTGCCGATCTTCGCCGCCGCCCTCGACGCCAGGGACGAGAACACCCTGCGCCTCCTGCTCCGCGCCTTGCAGCGCATCGACGAGGCTCCCGAAGGCCCCGAGGCCCCCGCCGCCTTGATCCGCCTTGCCCGTCGCGCCGCCCCCCCGCTCCAACCGCCGATCCAACAGCTCGCGAATCGCTGGCTGGGAACTCCCGATAAGGCCGACGCCGACTCATTCGAAGCCGCGATCGCCTTCTGGGATCAGGCGTACAAGGCCAAACATCCGGGCGGCCCCGCCACGGTCGACGACACCGTCGCCGCGGCCAACGCTCGCGACCTCCCCGACCTCGTGCGCAACGTCCTCCAGGCCGAGGTCATGAAGAACGCCTCCCCCGAGCGCGGGACGATCGTCCTGACCAAGGTCCGCTGCCTCGACTGCCACAAGTTCGGCGAGAAAGGCCAGGGCCTCGGCCCCGACCTCTCCACCGTCAACAGCCGATTCCAGCCGGCCGACATCCTGGAATCGATCGTCTCCCCCTCGAAGGTGATCTCGGACCAGTACAAGCCGATCACCGTCGCGATCGAGGACGGTCGGATCCTCAGTGGTATGCCGATCGTGGCCGACGGCCCGAACCTCGTGCTGCTGATCTCCGACGGCTCCAAGGTCACGATCCCGAAGGACGAGATCGAGGAACAGAAACCCTCGCCGATCTCGGTCATGCCCGAAGGTCTGCTGGACCCGCTCTCCTACCAGGAGATCGCCGACCTGATCGCCTTGTTCGAGTCGGTCCCCCGCGTCGCCGCCCCTGACCAGGCCGCGGCGAAGCCGTAA
- a CDS encoding phosphoribosyl-ATP diphosphatase: MAEASIMDALMKVIAERKAQTEGKPSYVANLMKGGAAAISAKIIEEAAEVVEASDAPGDAGREHLVKEVADLVFHTAVLLGFRDLAWGDVEAELARRFGTSGLTEKASRSPK, encoded by the coding sequence ATGGCGGAAGCATCGATCATGGACGCGCTGATGAAGGTGATCGCCGAGCGCAAGGCCCAGACCGAGGGGAAGCCGTCGTACGTCGCCAACCTCATGAAGGGGGGCGCGGCGGCCATCAGTGCGAAGATCATCGAGGAGGCCGCCGAGGTCGTCGAGGCCAGCGACGCGCCGGGCGACGCCGGCCGCGAGCATCTCGTGAAGGAGGTCGCCGACCTGGTCTTCCACACCGCCGTCCTGCTCGGCTTCCGCGACCTGGCCTGGGGCGACGTCGAGGCCGAGCTCGCTCGTCGATTCGGCACCAGCGGCCTGACCGAGAAGGCCTCGCGCAGCCCGAAATAA
- a CDS encoding oligosaccharide flippase family protein, with product MASPTLSQRRRPLTPLKRPLRSRPPLPAEVTCPRARGRRIASNVAYLSLAELFCRACSVFVTLALMKRLGGSGYGRVEFAFSVVFWLVLLVRDSSDVMVARELSRHPRLIRPLVDHVLAFKTFLAVTLFSVLTLVGWFTLKDRSDWSILTLYGLMLFTTAIGLDFVYRGTERMGLLAVSLCLRTIFYGAGVLAFVGDASRITWVPIFLTVGEAGGIGLIWLSYLRTYRMPRPRFSFRFISILVQRGKIVCAIQLSQALIIAADVLVVGMMSLSTWGDVGRYGAQYRMVTIILTFGMIVQHATFPTLARLWRHHPDAGRDALDSLVEALMTTLTPLAVGVTLLAEPLVGLLGSSDYDGAGLLLAVGIWRAPLLNVAFCYQTTLIALNRETVGVGSLIVAAIGIGPLVYLMRTQFGLVGATAAVLIVALALVIAGFHSLAREGRQPAWHHHLGRPLFASLAMAPVCLFLVQWHVVLAVFGGAATYLLVLLATGGLDRTRHWRAAFHPIESPAPSPARAEVSPGSKM from the coding sequence ATGGCAAGCCCGACCCTCAGCCAGCGAAGGCGGCCCTTGACGCCGCTGAAGCGTCCTTTGCGATCGCGTCCGCCGCTGCCGGCGGAGGTGACGTGTCCCCGCGCCCGCGGGCGGCGGATCGCTTCGAACGTCGCCTACTTGAGTCTGGCCGAGCTGTTCTGCCGGGCCTGCTCGGTGTTCGTGACGCTCGCCCTGATGAAGCGACTGGGGGGGAGCGGTTACGGCCGGGTGGAGTTCGCGTTCAGCGTGGTCTTCTGGCTCGTCCTCCTGGTGCGGGACAGCAGCGACGTGATGGTGGCGCGGGAACTCTCGCGACATCCTCGGCTGATCCGGCCGCTCGTCGATCACGTCCTGGCGTTCAAGACGTTCCTGGCGGTGACGCTCTTCTCCGTTTTGACGCTGGTCGGCTGGTTCACGCTCAAGGACCGCTCGGACTGGTCGATCCTGACGCTGTACGGCCTGATGCTGTTCACGACGGCGATCGGGCTGGACTTCGTCTATCGGGGTACGGAGCGGATGGGCCTGCTGGCCGTTTCGCTCTGCCTGCGGACGATCTTCTACGGGGCGGGCGTCCTCGCGTTCGTCGGCGACGCTTCCCGGATCACCTGGGTGCCGATCTTCCTGACGGTCGGCGAGGCGGGCGGGATCGGCCTGATCTGGCTGAGTTACCTCCGCACGTACCGCATGCCCCGGCCCCGCTTCAGCTTCCGGTTCATCAGCATCCTGGTCCAGCGGGGGAAGATCGTCTGCGCGATCCAGCTCTCGCAGGCGTTGATCATCGCCGCCGACGTGCTGGTGGTGGGGATGATGAGCCTGAGCACCTGGGGGGACGTCGGACGGTACGGGGCCCAGTACCGCATGGTGACGATCATCCTGACCTTCGGGATGATCGTGCAGCACGCGACCTTCCCGACGCTCGCCCGCCTCTGGCGGCACCATCCGGACGCCGGCCGCGACGCCCTGGACTCGCTGGTCGAGGCCCTGATGACCACCCTGACGCCGCTGGCGGTGGGGGTCACGCTGCTGGCCGAGCCGCTGGTCGGGCTGCTCGGGTCGTCGGACTACGACGGCGCGGGGCTGCTCCTGGCGGTCGGGATCTGGCGGGCCCCGCTTTTGAACGTGGCCTTCTGCTACCAGACGACGCTGATCGCGCTCAATCGGGAGACGGTCGGCGTCGGCTCGTTGATCGTGGCCGCCATCGGGATCGGCCCGCTGGTCTATCTGATGCGGACCCAGTTCGGGCTCGTCGGCGCGACCGCCGCCGTGCTGATCGTCGCCCTGGCGCTGGTGATCGCCGGCTTCCACAGCCTGGCCCGCGAGGGGCGGCAGCCGGCCTGGCATCATCACCTGGGGCGGCCCCTGTTCGCCTCGCTGGCCATGGCCCCCGTCTGCCTTTTCCTGGTCCAGTGGCACGTCGTGCTGGCGGTGTTCGGCGGGGCCGCGACCTATCTGCTGGTGTTGCTGGCGACCGGGGGCCTGGATCGGACCCGGCACTGGCGCGCCGCCTTCCACCCGATTGAATCGCCCGCCCCCTCGCCGGCGCGGGCCGAGGTCTCGCCCGGTTCCAAGATGTGA
- a CDS encoding glycosyltransferase family 4 protein: MKFCMITTFFGPHSFGGDAAYVDRLCQALCRRGHEVHVFYCVDAFNAVRGDHPLRSYTPTPGLHLHPLESGYGTLSPLATQATGLPLFKSKALREVLDADDLDVVHFHNISLVGGPGVLGLGANTRAVRIMTAHEHWLICPMHLLWKYDRKPCDGASCLRCTVAGGRPPQAWRYTNAIPKALGHLDALLFPSAHALEEHRSRGVDRWAPLVHLPYFLPDDWSQGIEDEEPTPTERPYLAAAGRLVAMKGFQRLIPLMRNLPEADLRIAGTGPYEASLRKLAEGLPNVHFEGLLGGQGLARLFRGSRAVVVPSLFPETFGYVVLEAFATGTPVIVHEGGGAILETGVASGGGLGYRTDTELLTAMRRMVHDEDLRSGLAAQGFSQRIGPWSETEHVHRYLELIAGRRAARDSGVKTRLDPAAGSLAARHATRATSSSPATKAR, from the coding sequence TTGAAATTCTGCATGATCACCACCTTCTTCGGGCCGCACAGCTTCGGCGGCGACGCCGCCTACGTCGACCGGCTCTGCCAGGCGCTTTGCCGACGCGGCCATGAGGTCCACGTCTTCTACTGCGTGGACGCCTTCAATGCGGTCCGAGGCGATCACCCCCTCCGATCGTACACCCCCACGCCCGGCCTGCATCTCCACCCGCTGGAGAGCGGCTACGGGACGTTGTCGCCGCTGGCGACCCAGGCGACCGGGCTCCCCCTGTTCAAGTCGAAGGCGCTCCGCGAGGTGCTCGACGCCGACGACCTCGACGTGGTCCATTTCCATAACATCTCGCTCGTCGGCGGCCCCGGCGTGCTCGGCCTGGGCGCCAACACCCGCGCGGTGCGGATCATGACGGCGCATGAGCACTGGCTCATCTGCCCGATGCACCTGCTCTGGAAGTACGACCGCAAGCCCTGCGACGGCGCGAGCTGCCTCCGGTGCACCGTGGCGGGGGGCCGCCCGCCCCAGGCCTGGCGGTACACGAACGCGATCCCCAAGGCCCTCGGCCACCTCGACGCCCTGCTCTTCCCGAGCGCCCACGCGCTGGAGGAACACCGGAGTCGAGGCGTGGACCGCTGGGCCCCGCTCGTCCACCTCCCGTACTTCCTCCCCGACGACTGGTCGCAGGGGATCGAGGACGAGGAACCGACGCCCACGGAGCGCCCGTACCTGGCCGCCGCCGGCCGCCTGGTCGCGATGAAGGGCTTTCAGCGACTGATCCCGCTGATGCGGAACCTCCCCGAGGCCGACCTGCGGATCGCGGGGACCGGCCCTTACGAGGCCAGCCTCCGGAAGCTGGCCGAGGGGCTGCCGAACGTCCATTTCGAGGGGCTGCTGGGAGGCCAGGGACTCGCCCGGCTGTTCCGGGGCTCGCGGGCCGTGGTGGTCCCTTCGCTCTTCCCGGAGACCTTCGGCTACGTCGTGCTCGAAGCCTTCGCGACCGGCACGCCTGTGATCGTCCACGAAGGGGGAGGCGCGATCCTCGAGACGGGCGTCGCCAGCGGCGGCGGACTCGGCTACCGGACCGACACCGAGCTACTCACGGCCATGCGGCGGATGGTCCACGACGAGGACCTCCGCTCCGGGCTGGCCGCCCAGGGCTTTTCGCAGCGGATCGGCCCGTGGTCCGAGACCGAGCACGTCCACCGCTACCTGGAGCTGATCGCCGGCCGTCGGGCCGCCCGCGACTCCGGCGTGAAGACCCGCCTCGACCCCGCGGCCGGCTCGCTCGCCGCCCGCCACGCCACCCGGGCGACGTCCAGCTCGCCGGCGACGAAGGCCCGCTGA